The Sander vitreus isolate 19-12246 chromosome 10, sanVit1, whole genome shotgun sequence genome contains the following window.
GGAAcagaaatcatttttaaatcatcttgtctcatatttatgtttttacccCAAGACTGGGAACCACTGTCTCAATCAATCACTCGATTCTCAAAAGCCATTTTGTGACAAATGACTAATCACGGTGCGCCctgctagctcacctggttgagcgtgcgccccatataccaaggctcagtccttaccgcagcggccaGGGTTCGATTCCAtcccgtggccctttgctgcatgcccaccctctctctctctctccccctttcttgtctacagctgtcctatcTGTTAAAGGCaaacatttgtttattattaaggCATACACATTCCTATTCCTATTCAATACGTGGTTATATATAACCTGGATGTctaaaaactgtattttaattaaatatagCCTAGTTATTATCTAAGCATCTAGATGTCTTTTGTATCTAATGCCTGCAAATTACTAAAACACAACTCCAAGATAACTTAACAGataatattgttttgtattgGGTCTGTTTTGCTCTCTGAAGCTGCCACTTAGATAATGGGCTTTCAAATGAACAAAACATCACAACACTAATTTGGCCTGGGTTTGCTTGGTTCAGTTCCACTTGTCCTCACTTTACTGCTTATGTTTGATGTCTAATGAGGCTTTTACCCTGCTTCCTGGGGGCTGCAGCTCCTGGTTTTGGGTGTTGACAAGCAGACAATGTGCTTGTACTGGGATGCCTTGGAGGAAGGACGTTGGGTCTTCCTGGAGAAGctcgcctcctcctcctcctccttcctgcaGGAAAATGCAAGCTATTACCACATCCATTATacgttgtgttgtgtgtctgggACACATGAATGTCTTGAGCCAGAAGTTAGGAGAAGGAGGGCAAATACAGAACAATGGATGAATGTCTGGCTGGCTGATGACGGCGGTATGAGTGGAAAATCATCTGTAcccacaaaaacatttaaacacttAGTGCAGACAATGGGATGACATATAACCACGGTCAAATGCTCCCTGCTGACAAGTTCATTTTGGCCCATTGTTCTGCTTGTAAAGCAAATATGTAGTCCATCAGATTATGTTGAAGGATTTAAGGAATGTATCATCTCTGCAAAGTTATTTCTGAGTGATTGTTATGGATAACTGGTGGTATTCTATTTTTTCGTCCCGTCAACAAATCCAataaaacaactaaaataaactttaaattgatcctactaacaagtattgaCTCAATcccgctgaaaatagtccccaataaATGCAATATTTACTTGTTTAAGTCATGTTTGCTAAAAACCAAGTGCAGCAGTTTTAGGTCATTTCTGAGCCGGTTTaataagtaaaagtatatatttgTGACCAGTTTTGTAATGGCTttagtaggaaccaatgggcttgggGGCAAGAGCCACAAACGGACAGACATTAAAATCATGTAAAGcagttaaatcttacatataaGAAGTTGGAACCAGACAAtttctttttgccattttttgcttaattaatgtattgtttaagtcatttttcaagtaaAGAAATACCCAGCATTCACTGGTTCAAGCTTCCCAATCGTGTTGATTTTATTAGCATTGCAAACTGAATCTCTTTGCGTTTTGTACTGTTGGTTGGACACAACAAACCTTTTTGAAGATGTCAGCCGTGGGTTTAAGAAACTGCGGTAGGCATTTTTTCTTACTATTTTATAAATCAAAAGATTAATTGATCTGCAGATTAATCTTCCGattaatccataatgaaaatGATCATTGGTTGCAGCCCAGCTGCCGTACTACATTTTGCCACACTATTGATACTGAGGTATTacaccaataattattgtgaTGGATTGGATTTTCTGGAGAATGACCAGAAAGTCTGCCAGATAATCAGATTAGAAATTAAAAAATGGACCAGACTGCAGAGTAATGCGATTAGATGTGAAACAGCAGTGTAATTATCAGAAGCAACAGAATACATGTATCATAATCTAGATTTAGTATTAGAGATAGGGTGaaaagctcagtcatccgtgaggaactcggagtagggccgctgctcctttgcgtcgaaaggagccagttgaggtggttcgggcatttggtaaggatgccccctgggcgcctccctagggaggtgttccaggcacgtccagctgggaggaggtgagagattatatctccacccttGCTTAGGAACGCCTCTGGATCCCCCCAGagagagctggttaatgtggctagGGGAAAGGGGATGTTTAGGGTCCCCTGCTGGGGCTGCTGCCTTACCCCAGATAAGCTTGGATTGAATATGATTGATGAGTGAGAGTAGATTCAGTATTCATCtaatcaatacaaaaaaaacaagacaatatatacacactgtatTCAGCCACCTAAATCAACTGATATACCTCAAAAGTGTTCAGGAAAACCTTAACACCTTGATGATGCTTCAATTTGAACACTGTGATTTTTTGTCGAAGGGCATCGCTGACTGTGGCGGCATGGTGTTTTCCTTTTGTAATATACAGTGTGGGCACAGAAGGCCGGCAAATTTTGATGTTCCCTCGCCAAACAACAACTGGTTTGTAACTAGCCTGTACACTGTTGTTAGAAAAATTATGCTTAGAATGGTTTTGCTTCAGTGTTCATACAGCTGTATTTCATGTGTTAGTCATGAAAGCTGAGTGACCTTGCAAAGAGCACAGGATGTATCCCTGAGGGCAGAACACATAATGTGGAGGAGATGCCGGGCATGACCAGCGATCAGAAGAAAAGCTACTGATTGCATGAACCGAATAACTTGACTCCCaactcctttaaaaaaagttgtgaaCAATCTTCAGTCACTTTCTGTACTTATGCTGTGAGTGCTATAAACTGGCTCTACTTGCTGCAAGTAAACAAGCTTTTAAGAGTGGTCCACACTGAATCTCTGATGAACATCCTGCTTCGAACCAAAGTAGCAGGTTGTTTGCTGCCATCTTCAATTACAGTAAATTGCTATTATTCGTTCTGGGAGCTGCACTTCCTGTGTGGGCTTCTGATTGAATTACAATGCATGTCACTGAGCTTTTAATGTGACAGCTGAGGCAGGGGGGAAACAACAAaccatgtcaaaataaaagcctctggAGCTGCCATCACAGCTTCTCGTCCACTAATTGATCTCGACAGCTCTCAGGGGTGATCACCTCTGATCGGGATGCAACTGGCATCAGTCCTGAACATCACTTTGCATTTTCTGAATCATTTCTGTGCCAAAGAGCATCCGAGGGACTTGGAAGTCATTACCCCTTCAGCTTTGTAAACATTTCCCCAAACATATCGATCCAGCACAGCGCAAAAAGGCTTGTGTACAGTCCTCTGGAGGATGAACACAAACAACccacccttcctccctctcatgCCTTTTTGATAAGAGTCATCAATAATGTTCGGGGTGCAGACAGGCTACAGTTACCTCCGCTGATCCTCCCTTGCTGAGGTGTCTCTTTTGTGCCTGGCTAGGTATTGGATTCTTGTGCTTGGAAAGGCTCTGAGCGCAGAAGCGGAGAGGGGCCATATTGGCTCCTGGTTGCCCCAGCTCAGCTTCTCACTGATCGatgaaaagatgaaaagtttCCAGTGAGGAGATGCAATGATGACAATGTTGGTGTAGAAGCAGAATAAATATTTTCCAAGCAGGCAGGTCATTACCAAATGATGAATGATACTTTCAATCAAATGTTCATGTTTCCATTGTTTAGCCCTTTTAAACCACACATTTAAAACCTGACCAGACATCTGTCTTTAATTATGTAGTTTAAAGAAACTGCACTCAAGGAAGGAAACGCTGACCACAGACGCCCCTGGATTCTTGGAGTCAATTTCACACCAGATCAATGAACAAACATGCAATTTCATATGATGTAACAGCTGGAGAACAGAACTCATCCTGCAACGCTGATGTGTTTACAGACCAAGAATAACCAAGAATACAATGAAAAACGGCCAACGCGATACTTGTTGTGGTAtcagaaaagttgtttttacATATTAAGAGGAAAAATGTAATATGTATGACTCAGCTACTCACCATGGAGTTGTGGCCCAAACTGTTTTTGAGGTTTTGTGCTGCGCCAGCTCCAAGATTCTGCCAGGAAAACATAAcagtcccaaaaaaaaaaaaaaaaaaacacaaatgagcTTTAAATACAAGTGTAATTCAGAGACTTTGGGCCCAGGGGGAACATGCAATCAATCAGTGGGtttcccgtctgtgttgaggaTTTTCTTCTTTCTGGTAGTGCTGTGACATCCAAAAACTGGCTTCAAACCCTAAACCTCATTGCGACCACTAATCAAAGTCAAAGGCACAACTGACAAAGTTTATCTGTGAGTCGTACATTTTCATGATATAGATTTTTCATTTCACCGGACTGACTGAAAGAGGAAAATTAACGTtaaaacactttacttgaaggtatctacataagagtgtcatgaacacatgacactgtcatgacacagtccttacacatgaaccctaaccataacttgccatgacaaaaaacgaatgacacttactaaaagaagcgtaatgtcataaacgtttaggacttgtttataatgtttatgacatgttcatgacagtgtcatgtcactcttatgtagataccttcaagtaaagtgtaaccaaattaACATATATGGCTTAAGTTTGTAGACTTTCTTTAATTCATTGTGATCCTTCTGGGAGATATATGGACatagtaacacaaaaaaaataacaccCCATATTTACCATTAATAAGCATATAGTCATATAATTAACAGTTTCATAAGACATTACAATGTAGGTATCAGCAGACATAAGAACATTTGAAGTATATTATTGTACAGGTTTTAACAATTATAATTTCTCCGATGAAGACAAGATTCATAACTACAACCGTGTTATTAATATAGTGTCGGTCATCAGGTTTATATTCCAATATCCAGTTATGGACACATCACAGAAGTTAAAGTCGTTGACAACTACATCAAATACTTTAAATGACCATATATCTATGGGCTGTGGTACATTAcagtgtgttaaaaaaacatttatggaATGCCTATATGCTGcttataaatgtaataatgtttaaataatGTGATACCAAAAAAGGtaggaaacagaaataaagcGTGGACAGCGACACATGTTGCCCAGTAATGTGTGAATACATTACAATCAAACATAAAATAAGGCAAAACATGAGAGGGAAATAACACattacagcagcacagagaggTTAGAAAATCAGCTAAACAactatttaaatgaaataattaaaaaaatagaaaattggGAAAATAAGAGAgattacattaaaatgatatacacacacactgcaatactttagaccagtggttcccaactcCTTATACACATTGTTATCACTTTAAATTGTTGCAATTGTTAATGAAATTTAACTATTTcagcagcacagagacagactAAGAGGTAAGACAAGCAGAAACAATCTATTTGAATGAAAtagataaaataatgaaataaggAAGTTTAAtagacaacattaaaatgctataTACACATTCCAATATTAGACCGTGTGTTAGTTCCTAATCCCTTATCCATTAGTTTTTGCTATTGATTCAAATGTCTATTCATTACTTTTGGCTAACTATGGAATTTAtacatgtacattttatttatagatatatagaaatgagtaaataaataaacaaatgagcAAACACTCTAGCAAATATTCAATAGTTACTAAAAATGAGCCATTATTTTCTTATAACAAACATGTCCAGATATTTTGATGCAAGCCACGGTAggtgaaaaatgaaagaaattcattaaaaaaacatgttacttCACCTGTTTGATGGACCAAATCTGGACTGAATCCCTGCAAGAGGAAAAGAAATAAGACTGAAAATATGGGACTACAAATATTTGAGGACTGTGCCGCACATATCAATAAGCACATTTACCTTGTTTTCCAGACACCATCTCAacttgcagcagcagcagcaggttggAGGCTTGCTGCCTGTTGATGGTGTCACACTAATCTCCTGCTGTTGCTATGGAGTCAGGAGTCCTTAGCAACCGCATTCAAACCTGAGGACTCCTTGAAACTGGAGTCTGCACACTCAACCCATCCATCTGGCCGTCTCAAGACTTCCGAGGCAGGATGTTAAACAGAAAGTGATACGTGGAGGTCAGCGAtgagggctgctgctgctgctgtatttCTGGAGAGCCGCTGTTTGTTTGGATCAGGCTTTCTAGACCTGATGGGTAGAGAGACTGTACGTGGGAGGTCATGAGTTCATTTCTCAAAGCTACAATAAAAGCACACCAATCAAGTCTGtggaaattatttatttaggggtgaaaaaaataataatttatgttggacattttgttttttgaaaaataaaactgaaaaattgGATtaaatttttaaagaaaagtagTCTTTGAAACCTTTACATTCCTCATAAATGGTAAACATGAAGGCTTTGCACACAACAATGCAGTTCCCCTTCGTCCCAAAGTTACAAGAGGTAACAGACAGTGAATTAAACAGATTTCACCAAAAAAAACCTTAAGACAAATTAACAAGCAGCTGTGCACATCTCTCTgaacagcaaaaacaaatagCTAATTCAAACGACATCTAGAAAAATAACCTGATTCATACTTTCTGTTAAGAGTTCTTTGTTTTAAGATAAAGTAAAGTCCCTTCTAAagataaagacaaaacaaagtaCATGACAATGAGCCGTAAAGggtttttaaagctgtaatccAACAATAACACAAAGAAGGTTATTGGCTAGTGTTAAGGTTAGTAGTGGTGTCCTGTTGAAAGTATGCTTTCAATTTTAATTATCAGTTTAAATATTAACGGCAcatcagaaaaatgtaacaGGTACCACAAGTTTAATGTCCTCTTTTTCTTAAAGCTGTAATCGTCAAGTTTGCATGTTGGTGGCACCACATGGCAGAAAGAGGTCAAGaggtttgaaaaatgaaaatacccAGAAATCACATCACGTATCATCACTGACCTGAACACAGCAGccttaaaaggaacacgccgacttattgggactttagattattcaccgtaacccccagagttagacaagtccatacatacccttctcatctccgtgcgtgttgtaactctctctgacgcacccaccgctagcctagcttagcacagatcctggaggtaaccggctccatctagcctactgctcccaataagtgacaaaataacgccaacatgctcctgtttacatgttgtgatttgtatagtcacagcgtgtacaaatgacaaggtcacatgagacacagccatcttctaaccgtatacaaactgggaactatattctcagaaggcgaagcactgctacttctgctacttgggcggagtgattcacgcaacacctgaaaagcaccgttgttactctctgctcctcaccacagggcttctcaggtgctgcaagcaaatcaccccgcccaagtagcagaagtagcagtgcttcgcctttctgagaatatagttcccagtatgtatacggttagaagatggctgtgtctcatgtgacctttgAAAGTTCGGCCGAAATACTAAGTGACTGTAACAGGTGTTTATCAGTAGGGATGGGGTGCCTCACTTTGTACTTTAAGCTGATATTATGGGTTTATTTTCTCATTACAATCTTGCCCAGTACAGCTTTAAGTCATAATATCGAGGTATTACATATTCTGTGGATCATGACAAACATCATGACACAGTGCAAATTAGAAACAAATAACTGACAGTTACAGTCAACGGTGATTTTTTAGTTTGCCTACTTAACAAATTAGTTAAAAGACTGTTGGCTCATCGCAGGTGATAAAGCTGCAACCCGCAGCTACACAGATGGCCTGAAATAAATCCATTGTGATTCTGTACCATCTGCATTAACTGCTTTCTAGAGTTGCTCGTGTAGCATGATCTACAGGTGAAACTCATCACCACCTGCctagatgaaaataaaataaatctttgGTGGAGAGAACATTTGAACACACACGTTGTTAAGAGTGTCCTGTAGGCACCGAGCTTAAATAAAGATACCGTacgtctggaaaaaaaaaaactgtcattaTCAAACAAGGAAAGTGCTTTTCCAAGTCAGTGAAATTTCACACTTTCATATCCAGAATCCAGGAGTTTTATAACCCCAACTATactatacaaagacaacaaatacatttacttttattttctcataaataaattaaagacTTTCAGCCGACCTGTTGTAGCGAAATCACTGATGTGAAAAAGGTGCAGAGAACGTATTACATTTGTATCAAAAACACAGGAGTAATTGACAACCGCCAACGGAGTGCGTTTAACTGCCGTCACAAACCATCTGGATGATCAGGTCGCGAGCGTCCTGGACGCCATAGGCGAGCTCTGCGTCGCCCTTCCTCACGTAGGTGCCGATGAGGTACAACTTGCGGTCTCCGACCTCGGACAGAGACAGAGCGTCGTGGAGGTCGGTGATGCTGCAGGATCCTGGAAGGTCCTGGAAACATGAGACAAACATGAGGGGACATCTGGTTGGAGATTTCAATCATCCCCTTAATTCATTATAAAGACACATCGGAGGataccagaggcctgtactacgaatgaagatcaacatgccctggatttatttcagttacccggcttcactaaccctaacaaccgcggtcccccATAAGCTGTGtgacgacgctggttatcaactagttcaatcaacccagggtttcccaatccaacggcgcgcgcgttcacataaaagaggccgTGTTTGcgcagcacgaccaatcgcaaacatctaccagagcagcatattttatataagaagagcaaactataattctacataaacatgaagaacacagacacggttttgcaggcaaaatgcaatacagtcgctgcctcctaaaacaggaggaaagctggcaaaaaatagccgacgctgtaaatgcgtaaatcacaacgcttatcaatatcactttcccatcagtcaggcactagaTCTGACACTTGTCcattccataaactgtcgttgctttagccttgtatttcagttgcaaccctggcagtggtaagcgatcgtgagagcaaataaaatatatataaaaacataattcaaaccgatgtgcgcattggcaacacacggctcaagatgcagatagcctatatgtaattccctcccattaaaatcgatatatttcataaaaatacctggagcggcctctagctcacccagtaagagcattcgccccatgttggctgagtccgacctgctgccctttgctgcgtgtcattccccatctctctccccctttcaaaTCTATCCACTTTCtaataaaaagggaaaagccccaaaaaaatctgaatcagtgaatgttaacggggttgtcggtctctaaatgttttaacttttgagtgcatccctctctcccccctctctccctctccgcaCACCGAGCACCGCCTGATCTTACCGTCCTAATTTCCACCGCTCGTGGTgatgccgttatcaatcgagtattgattggtcagtaggcggtgcttttacaccagttgatctctaatctccaacataacctgctcccgaccaggttagctgttcagcataagttaccatggcgattgaacccggtaacaagtgatccaccgtcgtggtacagaaaaccctgggttgaacctgaagttacctcgttaacgccaaatcttgcttcgtagtacaggcctctgctcTGGAGTTTAACGTTTTTAGATTCTGGACAGGACTCACTCCAGTGAAAGTGCCTCTAATAGCCGCACGGAAACTACCTTCTAAGTCTTTTCGGATTATTTAAGGGCAACatccggtaacactttacttgaaggtatcgacatgatcgtgacatgacactgtcatgaacgtgtcaaacgttataaacaagtcatgaacgtttatgacttctgtcattaagtgtcattcgttttttgtcatgacaagttgacattgtttgggttgtcttgattatgacaacttgacattaatcaaaaagacattatcagaagttgtcttggtcatgacaacttgacattaaccaggatgacattaccagacgATGTatttgttatgacaacttgacattacatttctttggcgtgtccttattaagacaacttgacattaaacaggatgacattatgtcaagttgtcattacaaagacatcccaaacaaattgaatgtcaacttgtcatgaccaagacagaTTCTGGTAATGTctctttgattaatgtcaagttgtcataatcaagacaacccaaacatgTCAactagtcatgacaaaaaccgaatgacacttaatgacagaagtcataaacgtttatgacttgtttttaaCGTTTAGTTagttgcgattaatcgcatattttatcacatgattcatattctattattttgcatttcagaacagtttttaagtacatattaacaatctaaAGCAATGTTTACCAGTGTATtctgattgggaatcaaatgaatgcaaagaaagttactttatgaacttgattttaagatttgtaattatttatttactgtaaacaaaagaaattcattcagtcattattgcacaattcctccaagtacctaactaaaaaactaaaaatccctatccttaccagagtcaatatagtgtaactcctaaataaggttgattactcactgacgtccagtgatcaccggttaatgagacagcgtttgcagcaccttgaagcagttccactgtggctgctttctccgtgtcatacaggctgtgtgtggggctgctgtccccctcgacggcaatgagacgggtcagaacatgccaaccgtggtacgtctttaagacccgagtcctctacgatgctaacaggtctgcagttagttgcctcccgtttcgcaagagctgtagtaatttttggggatttggtttcatccacaggtcggcaagtagcactctccaaaatactgctttgcctgagtgggtagcatgctagcggctagcatcacgttaactgaactatatgcttagctccgtaggtgttagctcaagcttgacgtgcttcggtgatattttaattcggctttacacaatgtgcatatgggtTCCGACTTGTCTACAaaccgtccgggagttttggaaaataaaaagctccattcagagttattgctgctgtgtttctccatcatgcctgcagcagcaggatgtgttacgaggaagtggcagcttgataataagtaacggtgctgcaaagggtcaaaatagtagcctgttaggcacgacgcaaagccgaatgaagtgtaaaataaattaataaatgccggcatgcgattaaaaaaaaacgcattatatatatatatatatatatatatatatatatatatatatatatatatatatatatatatatatatatatatatataagggctaAATAAAAATTGTGATCaaatattttcccatgttttaaTACTAAATATTTAACTTATTTTGACACGAGTAACTttgcaaaaaataaacagaatatTCTTGTGAcagtaataaaacacaaacctcaGCACGACTTTTTGTTTGCAGCTTCATGTAAATGAGACAACCTTTGTGAAACCTTGTGCAGTCTATGGCAGTATTGGCATTCAGGAATTTCAAAATCCTTCAAAATAGTGGCTTTCAGTTGTTAGACCTATTAAAGTAGCCAGTTTTACTCCTGTGTTCGAAAAAACTTTTCATTGAGTCAGAGTGCATTCAAAATCTTCTTAGAAATACGTTTTGGTTGGTgtgccggccaaagagtagtaagCTAACgctacgttttgagtggatggcgagcgcgagacgccgaaatggatgccaataagattctgaatggaaagtttactttttaaaagttgctaaatggttccattgacaagaccaaaatgatctgtgttttgtcgttgtgaactgagctatcatcgcagcacgtccagtctgaaataccacttgatggccaagcacacagctgatgccaattctccgccccctcgtcaaagccaggcgacaaaagcacaaagcaagccgatccacttttccatgttgataagagcattaaaatgagaaaaaagaattggaaaaaaagaaatctatggacatttagaatagataaaaatgtgtgattaattgcgagttaactatgacattaatgcggttaaatattttaattgtttgacagcactagaaAATAATCATTCGTTGAATCCCATATGAACACAAAGTCTCTAATTATAATCTGTGTAGCGCTCTTCGAGGACAATAGGGCCCGCAGGCTTTTGTTAAAAGCAACCTGGAGTGTTTTTATCTGTCATTCTCACCTGTTTGTGGGCCAGTATCATTAAAGGCAGGCGGGGGTCGGAGTCCAGCAGCTCATGTAAATGCTTCTTAGCAACGGGGAAAAGCTGTGGGTTGGAGGAGTCGACCACGAACACCAGCAGGAGGGCCTTGGACATGTACTTCTGCCAGTACGGCCGGAGCTCCTCTTTACCTCCAactgacagacagagtgacagacagacagacgactGTGACATCGACATCAAACTCATGGCGTGCAGCAGAAGTGACCGGTGGCATTGACCATCACCTCTTTCGGGTTCAGACTTACTTTCTAGGAACTCGATGTGCAGATCCTCTCTGCTGATGGAGACTGCGTTGAAGCCCTTCGTCGGCTCCATGTCCTGCTCCAGGCACCCAGTGGCCAAACAGTGCAGCAGGCTGGTTTTACCCGCTCCATCCAGACCCAGAACCAGCACCTGCGTCCCTGCTGACTCCACAGACTTGGACTGCAGAACACAGACCAGTACACGGCAGATTAAGACTGAATACTATCTGCTCCGCAGTTGTTTCTTTACTGATACCATAAAAGATACTCACTTCATACATACgtctatatttttattttgatgttttctgTAACTAACTACATTCCAATAGGTTTATTGTTAACTTAACAATTAAgttctgtctccctgtctctcattttttgggctttcccacctttattcgacaggacagctaggtgagaaaggggagagagagtgggaagacatgcaggaaatcgtcacaagtcagattcgaaccctggaccacTGGGTCAAGGCATAAATCTCTAattatatgtgtgcctgctctacccactgatccaacctgGCCAcattactccacattgtcatgTTGATATTTTgcgattacattctgaatctgcaacgttctctgtcaggaaATTCAGTA
Protein-coding sequences here:
- the arl9 gene encoding ADP-ribosylation factor-like protein 9, whose amino-acid sequence is MIGLKEAGVLGTSVVLAGGVAYLLWNFASSSGEEKPETRPEKDGKSAREEGEGKAQKRREEAAAEQTVVAAAAAQAQKASKSKSVESAGTQVLVLGLDGAGKTSLLHCLATGCLEQDMEPTKGFNAVSISREDLHIEFLEIGGKEELRPYWQKYMSKALLLVFVVDSSNPQLFPVAKKHLHELLDSDPRLPLMILAHKQDLPGSCSITDLHDALSLSEVGDRKLYLIGTYVRKGDAELAYGVQDARDLIIQMVCDGS